One Mustela nigripes isolate SB6536 chromosome 5, MUSNIG.SB6536, whole genome shotgun sequence DNA segment encodes these proteins:
- the MRPS10 gene encoding small ribosomal subunit protein uS10m isoform X1, translated as MAARGALGSMCRRLWQGSRNFSVNPSKSSTARNGGFLLTTSMKWVQFSNLHVDIPKDLTKPKITISDEPDTLYKRLSVLVKGHDKAVLDSYEYFAVLAAKELGISIKVHEPPRKIERFTLLKSVHIFKKHRVQYEMRTLYRCLELEHLTGSTADVYLEYIQRNLPEGVAMEVTKTKLEQLPEHIKEPVWETVPEEKESKS; from the exons ATGGCGGCGCGGGGAGCGCTCGGCTCCATGTGCCGGCGTCTCTGGCAG GGTTCAaggaatttttctgtaaaccctTCTAAGAGCAGTACAGCCAGAAATGGTGGCTTTCTCCT CACTACCAGTATGAAATGGGTACAGTTTTCAAACCTACACGTTGATATTCCCAAGGATTTGACCAAACCTAAG ATAACCATCTCTGATGAACCAGATACATTATATAAGCGCCTGTCAGTTTTAGTAAAAGGCCATGATAAGGCTGTATTGGACAGTTATGAATATTTTGCAGTGCTTGCTGCGAAAGAACTTGGTATCTCTATTAAAGT ACATGAACCTCCAAGGAAAATAGAGCGATTTACTCTTCTCAAATCAGTGCATATTTTCAAGAAGCACAGAGTTCAGTATGAAATGAGAACACTTTACAGATGTTTAGAG ttAGAACATCTAACTGGAAGTACAGCAGATGTCTACTTGGAATATATTCAGCGTAACTTACCTGAAGGAGTTGCCATGGAAGTAACAAAG accAAATTAGAACAGTTACCAGAACACATCAAGGAGCCAGTCTGGGAAACGgtaccagaagaaaaagaaagcaagtccTAA
- the MRPS10 gene encoding small ribosomal subunit protein uS10m isoform X2: MQAMAKLMGSRNFSVNPSKSSTARNGGFLLTTSMKWVQFSNLHVDIPKDLTKPKITISDEPDTLYKRLSVLVKGHDKAVLDSYEYFAVLAAKELGISIKVHEPPRKIERFTLLKSVHIFKKHRVQYEMRTLYRCLELEHLTGSTADVYLEYIQRNLPEGVAMEVTKTKLEQLPEHIKEPVWETVPEEKESKS; the protein is encoded by the exons ATGCAAGCTATGGCAAAACTAATG GGTTCAaggaatttttctgtaaaccctTCTAAGAGCAGTACAGCCAGAAATGGTGGCTTTCTCCT CACTACCAGTATGAAATGGGTACAGTTTTCAAACCTACACGTTGATATTCCCAAGGATTTGACCAAACCTAAG ATAACCATCTCTGATGAACCAGATACATTATATAAGCGCCTGTCAGTTTTAGTAAAAGGCCATGATAAGGCTGTATTGGACAGTTATGAATATTTTGCAGTGCTTGCTGCGAAAGAACTTGGTATCTCTATTAAAGT ACATGAACCTCCAAGGAAAATAGAGCGATTTACTCTTCTCAAATCAGTGCATATTTTCAAGAAGCACAGAGTTCAGTATGAAATGAGAACACTTTACAGATGTTTAGAG ttAGAACATCTAACTGGAAGTACAGCAGATGTCTACTTGGAATATATTCAGCGTAACTTACCTGAAGGAGTTGCCATGGAAGTAACAAAG accAAATTAGAACAGTTACCAGAACACATCAAGGAGCCAGTCTGGGAAACGgtaccagaagaaaaagaaagcaagtccTAA